The DNA window GTGGGTAACAACACATCACTATCTGGGCAGTGCTTGTCATGTACCCCTTCAAATATAGATTCCAGATAGTCACCATATTTGTCAACAAAAGCATCTTCCAGGTCATGCAATTCCTCCTCTACTTCATCATAAGAAGTGTCAGCATAACTCAAACGACCTAATTCCATTTTTTTTTCTACCAGAGTAATCAACGCCTGGTCTAATTCTACGATATCCATTACTGCAAAATATTTGAAATGACAATATTGAAAGTTCAGAGGGTATCCTCCCCAAACTTTATATAATTTTATATGAAGTGTCGACCATTGGGCAAACCCCAATATGTATGTGTAGCGCCACATCATATTGCAAAAATAGACATTTTAATGCTAAACAATAAAATCACCTGTAAAGGTTTAGTTCAGGTAAAGTTAAAACCAGTTAAGTATTTGAAAATACTAACAGCCGCCATCTAAATAGTAGGCGCAGGCAAAGTGCTCACCCAGTATGTTTAGTAATTGTATTATTTTAAGTGGTGTTTTTTAAAGGAGAGACAACGAAGGGAAATTGTTTGGAAAGCATATTTTCCTTCAACGATTTGGAAACAAGCATCATAAACCAAAATAGTACTTATTAATTATTTGGTAAAAACTCAGTTTTGAATCTTATATGCATAGAATGTATTGGATTAAATGAATTTTTTGTATTCTTGGTTAAGATACTACTGAAAATAGGACAAAAATCTTATTTTTGCTTCAAGTTATTAAGATTAATGTGGATTCAAAATATAAAAGTTCATGGAACAAGCACACGATTTTTTGCCAATCATTGGTACCGATCACTTAGAGTTTTATGTAGGCAACGCCAAACAGTCAGCCTATTTCTATCAAAGTGCATTTGGCTACCAGTTAGTGGGGTATGCTGGTCCCGAAACCGGAGTACGTGACCGTGCATCTTATGTATTGAAACAAGGCAAAGTCCGCTTGGTATTGACTACAGCCATGCATCCCAGTTCGGAAGTGAGTGAACACGTAAAAAAACACGGAGATGGAGTAAAAGTGTTGGCTATTCAAGTAGAAAATGCCTACCAAGCGTATGAAGAAACCGTCAAAAGGGGCGCTAAGTCTGCCATTGAGCCGCATACTTTGACCGACGAATACGGCGAAATTAAAATAGCTGCCATTCATACTTACGGCGAAACTATTCATAAATTTGTGGAAAGAACCAACTATAATGGCGTTTTTATGCCTGGTTATGAACCACGCGAAGGGATCAAAGCCAATCCGGTAGGGTTAAAACACGTTGATCATTGTGTGGGCAACGTGGAGTTAGGCGAGATGGATAAGTGGGTGAAGTTTTACGAAGACGTAATGGGCTTTAAATTACTACTTACCTTTGACGACAAAGACATCTCTACTGAGTACACTGCCCTTATGTCTAAAGTAGTGTCTAATGGCAATGGATACATTAAATTTCCTATCAACGAGCCTGCTGAAGGACGTAAAAAATCTCAGATTGAAGAATACCTCGATTTTTATCAGGGAGCAGGTGTGCAACACATTGCGGTAGCCACCGATGATATTTTGCATACCGTAGGCGAGTTACGCAATCGTGGGGTAGACTTTTTGCACGTGCCCGACAACTATTATGAAGACCTGGAACAACGGGTAGGTAAAGTAGATGAGGATATGGATGATTTGCGTAAGCTCAATATTTTAGTAGACCGCGATGATGAGGGATACTTACTACAAATCTTTACCAAACCAGTAGAAGATCGTCCTACTGTATTCTATGAAATTATTCAGCGCAAAG is part of the Microscilla marina ATCC 23134 genome and encodes:
- the hppD gene encoding 4-hydroxyphenylpyruvate dioxygenase, which codes for MEQAHDFLPIIGTDHLEFYVGNAKQSAYFYQSAFGYQLVGYAGPETGVRDRASYVLKQGKVRLVLTTAMHPSSEVSEHVKKHGDGVKVLAIQVENAYQAYEETVKRGAKSAIEPHTLTDEYGEIKIAAIHTYGETIHKFVERTNYNGVFMPGYEPREGIKANPVGLKHVDHCVGNVELGEMDKWVKFYEDVMGFKLLLTFDDKDISTEYTALMSKVVSNGNGYIKFPINEPAEGRKKSQIEEYLDFYQGAGVQHIAVATDDILHTVGELRNRGVDFLHVPDNYYEDLEQRVGKVDEDMDDLRKLNILVDRDDEGYLLQIFTKPVEDRPTVFYEIIQRKGAKSFGKGNFKALFEAIEREQAVRGNL